The Henckelia pumila isolate YLH828 chromosome 2, ASM3356847v2, whole genome shotgun sequence genome includes a window with the following:
- the LOC140879512 gene encoding chaperone protein ClpD, chloroplastic, with translation MGLTSCSPPISAVNPTVRRRVSSFQTTHRCCQKSVPFSPTTNGTASCSSSTSDYFGGSLSLPRKSSSRTHPVSLKKSRRSFFIVSGIFEKFTERAIKAVMFSQREAKALGKDTVLTQHLLLGLMAEDRASGGFLGSGITVEAAREAVRNLWQEDNGNGGSAGDVSQSETSATDVPFSSGAKRVFEAAVEYSRAMGYNFIAPEHIAIGLFTVDDGSVDRVLKRLGANANHLAAVAVSRLQGELAKEGREPPISAFKRSQENVIPEKVTQTRSAEMGKERKALDLFCVDLTARASAELIDPVIGREREVRRIIQILCRRTKSNPILLGEAGVGKTAIAEGLAINIADGNVPFFLMKKRVLSLDIGLLIAGAKERGELEGRVTMLIKEIKKSGNIILFIDEVHTLIGSGTVGRGNKGSGLDIANLLKPALGRSEMQCIASTTMDEFRLHFEKDKALARRFQPVLINEPSQEDAVHILLGLREKYESHHKCRYTLEAINAAVLLSARYIPDRYLPDKAIDLIDEAGSKARMDACKRRKEMQTSILSKSPSDYWKEIRAAQAMHEVSMERELIENNDILRMEDHEKLSLEPFLQPSLSDDEFPMVGPEDIAAVASLWSGIPVKKLTADERALLVGLDEQLKKRVIGQDEAVAAIGRAVKRSRVGLKDPDRPIAAMLFCGPTGVGKTELTKALAASYFGSESAMLRLDMSEYMERHTVSKLIGSPPGYVGYGEGGTLTEAIRKRPFTVILLDEIEKAHPDIFNILLQLFEDGHLTDSQGRRVSFKNALVVMTSNIGSSAIAKGRQNSFGFFTAEDSSTSYAGLKALVMEELKAYFRPELLNRIDEVVVFRALEKPQMLEILDIMLHEVKKRLTSMGIGLEISEPVMDLICQQGYDRSYGARPLRRAVTLIIEDLLSESILSGDFKSGDVALIQLDESGNPVVRNQKIQLSDTTTIL, from the exons ATGGGATTAACGTCATGTTCGCCGCCAATCTCCGCCGTCAATCCCACCGTTCGACGCCGTGTTTCTTCATTCCAGACCACCCACCGCTGTTGCCAGAAGTCCGTCCCCTTTTCTCCTACGACCAATGGCACTGCGAGCTGCTCCTCTTCCACTTCGGATTATTTCGGGGGTTCACTGTCCCTACCCCGGAAATCTTCCAGTAGAACCCATCCGGTTTCTCTCAAGAAATCCAGGCGATCATTCTTTATTGTTTCTGGTATCTTCGAGAAATTCACGGAAAGAGCGATTAAAGCGGTCATGTTCTCGCAGAGGGAGGCTAAAGCTTTAGGGAAAGATACGGTCTTAACTCAGCACCTTCTGCTGGGTCTTATGGCAGAGGATCGTGCCTCGGGAGGGTTTCTAGGTTCTGGTATTACTGTGGAAGCTGCCAGAGAAGCTGTGCGGAATTTGTGGCAGGAGGATAATGGGAACGGTGGGAGTGCCGGGGATGTTTCGCAATCGGAGACGTCTGCTACGGATGTGCCCTTCTCCAGTGGCGCGAAGCGAGTTTTTGAGGCTGCTGTGGAGTATTCAAGGGCTATGGGATATAATTTCATTGCGCCGGAACATATTGCAATTGGGTTGTTTACTGTTGATGATGGCAGTGTGGATCGTGTCTTGAAGAG ATTGGGTGCAAATGCAAACCATTTAGCAGCTGTGGCAGTCTCAAGACTACAAGGGGAGCTTGCAAAAGAGGGAAGAGAACCACCTATCTCTGCATTCAAGAGGTCTCAAGAGAATGTCATCCCTGAGAAAGTCACTCAAACTAGATCAGCTGAAATGGGGAAAG AAAGAAAAGCTCTTGACCTATTCTGTGTGGATCTTACTGCCCGTGCTAGTGCTGAACTCATTGATCCTGTGATTGGTCGGGAGAGGGAGGTGCGAAGGATTATTCAAATTCTCTGTCGAAGAACCAAAAGTAATCCAATTCTTCTCGGTGAAGCTGGGGTTGGTAAGACGGCTATTGCTGAAGGGTTGGCAATAAATATTGCTGATGGAAATGTTCCCTTTTTCCTTATG AAAAAGCGTGTTCTCTCCTTGGATATAGGACTACTGATTGCAGGTGCGAAAGAAAGGGGAGAGTTGGAAGGGCGTGTGACCATGCTAATTAAGGAGATTAAGAAGTCCG GGAATATTATCCTCTTCATTGATGAGGTCCATACTCTCATTGGTTCTGGCACGGTCGGACGAGGAAATAAGGGATCTGGGCTTGACATAGCTAATCTATTGAAGCCAGCACTTGGGCGCAGTGAAATGCAG TGTATTGCATCTACAACTATGGATGAATTCAGGTTGCACTTTGAGAAAGACAAAGCATTGGCCCGAAGATTCCAGCCTGTCTTGATTAATGAACCAAGCCAG GAAGATGCAGTTCACATCCTGTTGGGTCTACGTGAGAAGTACGAGTCCCATCACAAATGTAGATACACATTGGAGGCAATAAATGCTGCTGTGCTTCTGTCTGCAAGATATATTCCCGATAGATATCTTCCTGATAAAGCTATTGATCTTATAGACGAGGCAGGAAGTAAAGCTCGTATGGATGCGTGCAAAAGGAGAAAGGAAATGCAAACTTCAATTCTTTCGAAGTCACCAAGTGACTATTGGAAAGAAATTAGAGCTGCACAGGCTATGCATGAAGTG TCAATGGAGAGAGAGCTGATTGAAAACAATGACATATTGAGGATGGAAGATCATGAGAAACTTTCGTTGGAACCTTTTCTGCAACCCTCACTCTCAGATGATGA ATTTCCAATGGTTGGTCCAGAGGACATAGCAGCTGTTGCTTCATTATGGTCGGGAATTCCAGTGAAAAAACTGACAGCTGACGAAAGGGCGCTGCTGGTGGGCCTTGATGAACAGCTCAAGAAACGAGTCATTGGTCAAGATGAGGCTGTAGCTGCTATTGGCCGTGCTGTGAAAAGATCCCGTGTTGGCTTGAAAGATCCAGATAGGCCAATTGCTGCTATGCTCTTCTGTGGTCCAACTGGTGTTGGAAAAACTGAACTCACCAAAGCATTAGCAGCTAGTTATTTTGGTTCT GAGTCAGCCATGCTAAGATTGGACATGAGTGAATATATGGAGCGACATACTGTGAGTAAGTTAATCGGATCTCCCCCTGGTTACGTGGGTTATGGAGAAGGAGGTACTCTTACGGAAGCCATCAGAAAACGACCTTTTACAGTTATCTTGTTGGATGAGATTGAGAAGGCTCACCCAGATATATTCAATATTCTCCTGCAGTTGTTTGAAGATGGTCACCTAACAGATTCTCAG GGTCGAAGAGTATCATTTAAGAATGCACTTGTAGTAATGACGTCCAATATCGGATCTTCTGCCATTGCAAAGGGAAGGCAGAATTCCTTTGGCTTCTTTACGGCTGAAGATAGTTCAACATCGTATGCTGGATTGAAAGCTTTAGTGATGGAGGAGCTTAAGGCATACTTCCGTCCCGAGTTACTTAACAGGATAGATGAAGTAGTGGTGTTCCGCGCTCTTGAGAAACCTCAG ATGCTCGAAATTCTTGATATAATGCTACATGAGGTGAAGAAACGTCTTACCTCGATGGGAATTGGTCTGGAGATATCGGAACCAGTCATGGACTTGATATGCCAACAGGGATATGACCGGAGCTATGGTGCACGACCTCTGAGGAGAGCCGTTACACTTATCATTGAAGATCTGTTGAGTGAATCCATACTCTCTGGGGATTTCAAGTCTGGTGACGTTGCTTTAATTCAGTTAGATGAAAGCGGAAACCCGGTTGTCAGGAACCAAAAAATCCAGTTATCTGATACAACCACCATATTGTAG
- the LOC140882680 gene encoding protein FRIGIDA → MDKDTITCGSPSPAPSPSHMAEEEIVYPLGYTLSRPQESQSSMAEQSPLNFISSLNELKGLCSAITDFNQCYEDLQNHLESIKTAILSKLSSETNNISTTPPVSIGELPNSAEGEKFQNRRQEEDKTPLSELEKLCKTMCSRDVKKYLIGNLSNIDKLREEVPKALKLAPNPSKLVLECLGRFFLQGSKAYTKNSPMIPAREASVLILECFLLMMGMDDVDGALTIDKGVKEEAENVAVAWRKRLLSEGGVVKASEIDARGLLLFLSCFGILNKFKRDDIRDLVVAGNVKEILGVLQKSRELMNRVPEMVEWFTRNQKELHAIDLVYTFGLVERFNPQTILISFLRESKETGKRIKKAALGSAAATLEANKKQLAPLRAIVECLERYEIDSTKLLPGWQILQKIAGLEKDIANFDRKQVEKGYKRKSSEADASRKLKIQEAKRARFTGHGPQHNALDHVDALPSHVYNHSATPSVVYGGPGAGLIPENMLPPADISANRGGVLSTGSYTGVHGQVINHGTHPHSWHVDAALIEKYAAQPSSLAPSLYRSSASAQGFAGNPNTGPGTRSTASDLYQFADSVVESGSYLGSMSRNVGAAANTVPSSTLTPAQRASYLY, encoded by the exons ATGGACAAGGACACGATCACCTGTGGATCGCCATCGCCGGCGCCGTCTCCGTCGCATATGGCGGAGGAAGAAATTGTATACCCACTCGGCTACACCCTTTCGCGACCCCAAGAATCACAATCTTCCATGGCAGAGCAATCGCCACTTAACTTCATCAGTTCGCTCAACGAACTGAAAGGCTTATGCTCCGCCATCACCGATTTCAACCAATGCTACGAAGACCTCCAGAACCACCTCGAATCCATCAAAACTGCCATCTTGTCGAAACTTTCCTCGGAGACTAATAATATTTCAACAACCCCACCTGTCTCAATTGGGGAGTTGCCTAATTCGGCAGAGGGAGAGAAATTTCAGAACAGACGGCAGGAGGAAGATAAGACCCCTTTATCTGAACTCGAGAAGCTATGCAAAACGATGTGTAGCCGGGACGTCAAGAAGTACTTAATTGGTAACCTCTCTAACATTGATAAGCTCCGTGAAGAAGTGCCCAAGGCACTGAAACTGGCTCCGAACCCTTCAAAGTTAGTTTTGGAGTGCTTGGGTAGATTCTTTTTGCAGGGGAGTAAGGCGTATACCAAGAATTCTCCTATGATTCCAGCTCGTGAAGCGTCAGTTTTGATATTAGAGTGCTTTTTGTTGATGATGGGGATGGATGATGTTGATGGGGCACTGACAATCGATAAGGGGGTAAAAGAGGAGGCAGAGAATGTGGCAGTGGCATGGCGGAAGAGATTATTGTCCGAAGGGGGCGTGGTTAAGGCTAGTGAGATTGATGCACGTGGACTTCTGTTGTTTCTTTCCTGTTTTGGGATATTGAATAAATTCAAGAGGGATGATATTCGAGATTTGGTGGTGGCCGGCAATGTCAAGGAGATATTGGGTGTACTCCAGAAGTCTCGTGAGCTGATGAATAGAGTTCCAG AGATGGTGGAATGGTTCACAAGGAACCAAAAGGAACTGCATGCCATTGATTTGGTGTATACCTTTGGTCTTGTTGAGAGGTTTAATCCTCAAAcaattctaatatcatttctaAGAGAATCAAAAGAAACcggaaaaagaataaaaaaagcAGCGTTGGGTTCAGCTGCTGCAACG CTTGAAGCAAACAAGAAGCAATTAGCCCCTCTCCGAGCTATTGTAGAGTGTTTGGAAAGATACGAGATTGACTCTACAAAGCTTCTTCCTGGGTGGCAAATTCTTCAAAAGATTGCAGGTTTAGAAAAAGATATTGCTAATTTTGATAGGAAGCAAGTAGAAAAAGGGTATAAAAGGAAATCATCCGAAGCTGATGCATCAAGAAAGTTGAAAATTCAAGAAGCAAAACGAGCGCGTTTTACCGGCCATGGTCCACAACATAATGCTCTGGATCATGTTGATGCCCTTCCTAGTCACGTCTATAATCATTCTGCTACCCCATCTGTGGTGTATGGTGGACCTGGTGCTGGCTTAATACCGGAAAACATGCTTCCACCTGCCGACATATCCGCAAACCGAGGCGGTGTCCTTTCAACAGGTTCATATACTGGAGTTCACGGGCAAGTAATAAATCATGGTACTCATCCACATTCATGGCATGTGGATGCAGCCCTGATCGAAAAATACGCCGCCCAACCTTCGTCGCTTGCCCCTAGTTTGTACCGATCATCAGCATCTGCCCAAGGCTTTGCAGGAAACCCAAATACTGGTCCTGGAACTCGAAGTACCGCCTCTGATCTCTACCAGTTTGCTGATTCAGTTGTGGAGAGTGGGTCGTATTTGGGAAGCATGTCTCGCAATGTTGGTGCTGCTGCTAATACTGTGCCCTCATCTACCCTGACCCCTGCCCAACGTGCCTCGTATTTGTACTGA